The following are encoded in a window of Rhizobium sp. 11515TR genomic DNA:
- a CDS encoding ArsR/SmtB family transcription factor has product MDKNEILKALAHPARLEILNHLKDPHTHFPTQEHPLELGVCASQFERCGLSQSTVSAHLGTLHRAGLVTTRRLGQWIFYKRNEETIAEFLAAMQKEL; this is encoded by the coding sequence ATGGACAAGAACGAGATATTGAAGGCTCTGGCCCATCCGGCCCGGCTCGAAATCCTCAATCACCTCAAAGATCCGCACACCCATTTCCCGACCCAGGAACACCCATTGGAGCTTGGCGTCTGCGCTAGCCAGTTCGAGCGCTGCGGCCTGTCGCAATCGACCGTCTCGGCACATCTCGGCACGCTGCATCGCGCCGGCTTGGTGACGACGCGACGCCTTGGCCAGTGGATTTTCTACAAGCGGAACGAGGAAACGATCGCCGAATTCCTAGCGGCCATGCAGAAGGAACTCTGA
- a CDS encoding cold-shock protein encodes MAETGTVKFFNTDKGFGFIKPDKGGADIFVHISAVQASGLAGLSENQKVSFDTEPDRRGKGPKAVNLQIAG; translated from the coding sequence ATGGCCGAGACTGGCACTGTAAAGTTTTTCAATACCGATAAGGGCTTCGGTTTCATCAAACCGGACAAGGGTGGCGCAGACATCTTTGTACACATTTCTGCAGTTCAGGCTTCTGGTCTGGCAGGATTGTCGGAAAACCAGAAGGTAAGCTTCGACACGGAACCGGATCGCCGCGGCAAGGGACCGAAGGCCGTCAATTTGCAGATTGCTGGCTAA
- a CDS encoding pyridoxal phosphate-dependent aminotransferase yields the protein MAFLADALSRVKPSATIAVSQKARELKAKGRDVIGLGAGEPDFDTPDNIKTAAIDAINRGETKYTPVAGIPELRKAIAAKFKRENNLEYAPEQTIVGTGGKQILFNAFMATLNPGDEVIIPTPYWVSYPEMVALCGGTPVFVATTQANSFKLQPADLEKAITPKTKWFMFNSPSNPSGAAYSHAELKALTDVLVKHPHVWILTDDMYEHLTYGEFKFATPVEVEPSLYDRTLTMNGVSKAYAMTGWRIGYAAGPLQLIKAMDMIQGQQTSGATSIAQWAAVEALNGPQDFIPRNKKIFEGRRDLVVSMLNQAKGISCPVPEGAFYVYPSCAGLIGKTAPTGKVIETDEDFVSELLESEGVAVVHGSAFGLGPNFRISYATSEELLEEACRRIQRFCGACK from the coding sequence ATGGCCTTTCTTGCCGACGCTCTTTCCCGTGTAAAGCCTTCTGCCACCATCGCCGTTTCCCAGAAAGCGCGCGAGCTGAAAGCAAAAGGACGCGACGTGATCGGCCTCGGCGCCGGTGAGCCGGATTTCGATACGCCCGATAATATCAAGACGGCGGCCATCGACGCGATCAACCGCGGCGAGACGAAGTACACGCCGGTCGCCGGCATCCCGGAACTGCGTAAGGCGATCGCCGCCAAGTTCAAGCGCGAGAACAATCTGGAATATGCTCCCGAGCAGACCATCGTCGGCACGGGCGGCAAGCAGATCCTGTTCAACGCCTTCATGGCGACGCTGAACCCGGGCGATGAAGTCATCATCCCGACCCCTTACTGGGTTTCCTACCCGGAAATGGTGGCGCTGTGCGGCGGTACGCCGGTTTTCGTCGCGACGACGCAGGCCAACAGCTTCAAGCTCCAGCCTGCCGATCTTGAAAAGGCGATCACGCCGAAGACCAAGTGGTTCATGTTCAACTCGCCGTCCAACCCGTCGGGCGCTGCCTATTCGCATGCCGAGCTGAAGGCGCTGACGGACGTGCTGGTCAAGCATCCGCATGTCTGGATCCTGACCGACGACATGTATGAGCACCTGACCTATGGCGAGTTCAAGTTCGCCACGCCGGTCGAAGTCGAGCCGAGCCTCTATGACCGCACGCTGACGATGAACGGCGTGTCGAAAGCCTATGCCATGACCGGCTGGCGTATCGGCTATGCTGCCGGCCCGCTGCAGCTGATCAAGGCCATGGACATGATCCAGGGTCAGCAGACCTCGGGCGCGACCTCGATCGCCCAGTGGGCTGCAGTCGAAGCGCTGAACGGTCCGCAGGATTTCATTCCGCGCAACAAGAAGATCTTCGAAGGTCGCCGCGATCTCGTCGTGTCGATGCTGAACCAGGCGAAGGGCATTTCTTGCCCGGTTCCGGAAGGCGCCTTCTACGTCTATCCGTCCTGCGCCGGCCTGATCGGCAAGACGGCTCCGACCGGCAAGGTCATCGAGACGGACGAGGACTTCGTCTCAGAACTCCTGGAGTCGGAAGGCGTTGCCGTCGTCCACGGTTCGGCTTTCGGCCTTGGCCCGAACTTCCGCATCTCATATGCGACTTCGGAAGAGTTGCTCGAGGAAGCTTGCCGCCGCATCCAGCGTTTCTGCGGCGCCTGCAAGTAA
- a CDS encoding LysR family transcriptional regulator, with translation MTSLSEPSWDFYRTFLAVLEHGSLSAAARELGLTQPTVGRHIDALEQSVGAELFTRSQQGLLPTDTALVLKPYAETLASTTAALLRAASGSKDKASGTVRISASEVIGAEVLPPILAKLQASYPDLIVELSASDTVEDLLQREADIAVRMVAPAQEALLARHIGIISLGLFAHRSYIERYGKPETLEELRRHKLIGFDRQTAYIRMMLKRYPMLEGVSFSFRSDHSIALHNALRAGIGIGFYQIPFASRDPNLMQILPEIEVEIDTWIVMHENLKTSPRCRVTFDALVTGLLDYIKENNLENGF, from the coding sequence ATGACATCACTATCTGAACCAAGCTGGGATTTCTATCGCACTTTTCTCGCCGTGCTGGAGCACGGTTCCCTGTCGGCTGCAGCGCGCGAACTCGGCCTGACACAGCCGACGGTTGGCCGTCATATCGACGCCTTGGAACAATCGGTCGGTGCGGAGCTGTTCACGCGTTCGCAACAGGGGCTATTGCCGACCGACACCGCCCTCGTTCTGAAACCCTATGCCGAGACTTTGGCGAGCACGACCGCCGCACTGTTGCGCGCAGCCTCCGGCTCAAAGGATAAGGCCAGCGGCACAGTGCGCATCAGTGCGAGCGAGGTCATCGGCGCGGAAGTGCTGCCGCCGATCCTTGCCAAGTTACAGGCAAGCTATCCCGATCTGATCGTGGAGCTTTCAGCCTCCGATACGGTGGAAGATCTGCTGCAACGCGAGGCCGATATCGCCGTGCGCATGGTCGCGCCGGCGCAAGAAGCACTGCTTGCCCGGCATATCGGCATCATCTCTCTCGGCCTCTTCGCCCATCGCAGCTATATCGAGCGGTACGGCAAGCCAGAAACCTTAGAGGAGCTGCGTCGGCACAAGCTCATCGGCTTCGATCGCCAGACTGCTTATATACGCATGATGCTGAAGCGTTATCCGATGCTTGAAGGCGTTTCCTTCAGCTTTCGTTCCGATCACAGCATCGCGCTCCACAATGCGCTGCGCGCCGGCATCGGCATCGGTTTCTATCAGATCCCCTTTGCAAGCCGCGATCCCAACCTCATGCAGATATTGCCCGAGATCGAGGTGGAGATCGACACCTGGATCGTCATGCATGAAAATCTGAAGACATCGCCACGCTGCCGCGTGACATTCGATGCCCTGGTGACGGGTTTGCTTGATTACATCAAGGAAAACAACCTGGAGAATGGATTTTGA
- a CDS encoding calcium:proton antiporter produces MALAVAVVAYVGEHSILEMGQGAAMVAAVALIATIVLASMRVAHHAETLAVKVGDPYGTMILTLSAVAVEVIILAIMMSGESSPTLVRDTIYAAVMLDINGILGLAALLGGLKHGEQPYNDDSSRTYGVMILTAMGISMIVPEFIPDAKWHYYSAFTIVAMIALYALFLRMQVGKHSYFFSYSYPRTEKKIAAGEAEEHHEEDSTATSIVTILIGVVLIGTLAEFMSVFMDTGLKGTGAPPAIAAIVVAAISAAPEILTALRAALRNRMQATVNIALGASLSTVILTVPVMEAIALYTGQPFIMAMSPVQTVMVMITLIVAAINLNDGETNAIEGMTHFILFATFIMLTALGL; encoded by the coding sequence GTGGCATTGGCGGTTGCTGTTGTCGCCTATGTCGGCGAGCATTCCATATTGGAAATGGGCCAAGGCGCTGCAATGGTCGCCGCCGTGGCATTGATCGCGACGATCGTACTGGCCTCCATGCGCGTCGCCCATCATGCCGAGACGCTCGCCGTCAAGGTCGGCGACCCCTACGGCACGATGATCCTCACTCTTTCGGCCGTTGCCGTCGAGGTCATCATCCTCGCCATCATGATGAGCGGCGAGAGCTCGCCGACGCTGGTGCGCGACACGATCTATGCCGCCGTCATGCTCGATATCAACGGCATCCTCGGCCTAGCCGCCCTTCTCGGCGGCCTGAAACACGGCGAACAGCCCTATAATGACGATTCCAGCCGGACCTATGGCGTGATGATCCTGACTGCCATGGGCATTTCGATGATCGTGCCGGAGTTCATCCCCGATGCAAAATGGCATTATTATTCCGCCTTCACCATCGTCGCGATGATCGCGCTCTACGCGCTATTCCTTCGCATGCAGGTGGGCAAGCACAGCTATTTCTTCAGCTACAGCTATCCACGCACGGAGAAGAAGATCGCAGCTGGGGAGGCTGAAGAGCATCATGAAGAGGACTCCACGGCGACTTCGATCGTCACGATCCTGATCGGCGTCGTCCTGATCGGTACGCTCGCCGAATTCATGTCTGTATTCATGGATACCGGCCTCAAGGGCACCGGCGCTCCGCCCGCCATCGCCGCCATCGTTGTCGCTGCCATCTCGGCAGCGCCGGAAATTCTGACGGCTTTGCGAGCAGCGCTTAGAAACCGCATGCAGGCGACGGTCAACATCGCCCTAGGTGCTTCGCTCTCGACCGTCATCCTGACTGTGCCTGTCATGGAGGCGATTGCGCTCTATACCGGCCAACCTTTCATCATGGCCATGTCGCCGGTACAGACGGTCATGGTCATGATCACGCTGATCGTTGCCGCCATCAACCTCAATGATGGCGAAACCAACGCCATCGAAGGCATGACCCATTTCATTCTCTTCGCGACTTTCATCATGCTGACGGCGCTCGGTCTTTGA
- the trxB gene encoding thioredoxin-disulfide reductase, translating to MPARHTKVLIIGSGPAGYTAAVYAARAMLQPVLIAGLEQGGQLMITTDVENYPGFADPIQGPWLMEQMLQQAQHVGAEIVNDLVTEVDTSKRPFVAHTDSGQVWTADTLIIATGAKAKWLGIESEQHFQGFGVSACATCDGFFYRNKDVIVVGGGNSAVEEALYLSNIAKSVTVVHRRDTFRSEKILQERLFAKANVKILWNTEVAEITGTPAKPPMPPSVTGARLRDARTGAITEMPIDGVFVAIGHAPATELFKGKLKLKDNGYLWTAPDSTATSVEGIYAAGDVTDDTFRQAITAAGMGCMAALEAERYLTGHMPVAVAAE from the coding sequence ATGCCTGCCCGCCACACGAAGGTGCTCATCATCGGTTCCGGCCCCGCCGGTTACACCGCCGCGGTTTATGCCGCGCGCGCGATGCTGCAGCCCGTTCTGATCGCCGGTCTCGAACAGGGCGGCCAGCTGATGATTACGACTGATGTCGAGAATTATCCGGGCTTTGCCGACCCGATCCAGGGACCATGGCTGATGGAGCAGATGCTGCAGCAAGCCCAGCATGTCGGTGCCGAGATCGTCAACGACCTCGTGACCGAAGTCGATACCAGCAAGCGTCCTTTCGTTGCCCATACCGATAGCGGCCAGGTCTGGACCGCCGACACGCTCATCATTGCCACCGGCGCCAAGGCGAAATGGCTTGGCATCGAGAGCGAACAGCATTTTCAGGGCTTCGGCGTTTCGGCCTGCGCCACCTGTGACGGCTTCTTCTATCGCAACAAGGACGTAATCGTGGTCGGCGGCGGCAACAGCGCCGTCGAGGAGGCGCTCTATCTCTCCAATATCGCCAAATCGGTAACCGTGGTGCATCGCCGCGATACTTTCCGCTCGGAAAAGATCCTGCAGGAGCGCCTGTTCGCCAAGGCAAACGTCAAGATCCTTTGGAATACTGAGGTTGCCGAAATCACCGGCACGCCTGCCAAGCCGCCGATGCCGCCATCGGTCACGGGCGCACGCCTGCGCGATGCGCGTACCGGCGCCATCACTGAAATGCCGATCGACGGTGTCTTCGTTGCCATCGGCCATGCGCCGGCGACCGAGCTCTTCAAGGGCAAATTGAAACTCAAGGACAATGGCTATCTCTGGACCGCCCCCGATTCGACCGCGACCAGCGTCGAAGGCATCTATGCCGCGGGTGACGTGACCGACGATACGTTCCGCCAGGCAATCACGGCAGCAGGAATGGGCTGCATGGCCGCGCTTGAGGCGGAACGCTATTTGACCGGGCACATGCCCGTCGCCGTGGCTGCGGAGTGA
- a CDS encoding DMT family transporter: MSRIQANLLLLLAAAIWGGGFVAQSTAMKAIGPFWFIGLRFAVATMVVLPFVWMENRKAAKPLTPRNWLSFLLIGLALFGGAATQQLGLLTTTVTNSSFITGLYVVFVPLIAVIFLRRSPHWVIWPAALMALCGIYLLSGGSFSRLTVGDFLTVICALFWAAQITLAGSAVNETGRPLGISATQFAVTAVLALAVAAAIEPISIADISAALGEILYVGIFSSGLAFALQIIGQRYTTAPQAAIFLSSEALFGASLGALLLGETIGPLGYAGCALMFAAMLAVELVPELTRRRDATA, from the coding sequence ATGTCTCGCATACAGGCGAATTTGTTGTTGTTGCTTGCCGCCGCGATCTGGGGCGGCGGTTTCGTTGCGCAATCGACAGCGATGAAGGCGATCGGACCCTTCTGGTTCATCGGCCTCAGATTCGCCGTGGCTACCATGGTCGTCCTGCCTTTTGTGTGGATGGAAAACAGGAAGGCCGCGAAGCCGCTCACGCCTCGCAACTGGCTCTCCTTTTTGTTGATCGGCCTCGCTCTTTTCGGCGGAGCGGCAACGCAGCAGCTCGGCCTTCTGACGACGACGGTCACGAATTCCAGCTTCATCACCGGCCTTTATGTGGTCTTCGTTCCGCTGATCGCCGTTATCTTCCTGCGCCGATCGCCACATTGGGTCATCTGGCCAGCGGCATTGATGGCGCTTTGCGGCATCTACCTGCTCTCGGGCGGCTCCTTCTCGCGCCTTACCGTCGGCGATTTCTTGACCGTGATCTGCGCGCTCTTCTGGGCTGCACAAATCACGCTTGCCGGCTCTGCCGTCAACGAGACTGGCCGGCCGCTCGGCATTTCCGCCACCCAGTTTGCCGTCACCGCCGTTCTCGCTCTCGCGGTTGCCGCCGCCATCGAACCGATCAGCATCGCCGATATAAGCGCCGCACTCGGCGAGATCCTCTATGTCGGCATCTTTTCCTCGGGCCTTGCTTTCGCGCTGCAGATCATCGGCCAGCGTTATACGACCGCTCCCCAAGCCGCGATCTTCCTGTCTTCGGAAGCCTTGTTCGGGGCTTCGCTCGGCGCCTTGCTGCTCGGCGAGACCATCGGCCCGCTCGGCTATGCCGGCTGCGCTTTGATGTTTGCGGCGATGCTGGCCGTGGAATTGGTGCCGGAATTGACTCGCCGACGCGACGCCACGGCATAA
- a CDS encoding DUF2188 domain-containing protein, with amino-acid sequence MVKVVYEIVPHDGGWAYRFRDVYSEAFPTHSEAVEAARIVAAEQQIGGDSAEISWQDESGKWHEEYADGGDRPETEVIDGQMHFPPVDTAPGA; translated from the coding sequence ATGGTCAAGGTCGTTTATGAAATCGTGCCGCATGACGGTGGGTGGGCTTATCGCTTCCGCGACGTTTATTCGGAAGCGTTTCCAACGCACTCCGAGGCGGTGGAGGCCGCCAGGATCGTGGCGGCGGAACAGCAAATCGGGGGAGATTCAGCTGAAATCAGCTGGCAGGACGAGAGCGGCAAATGGCATGAAGAATATGCCGACGGCGGTGACCGCCCGGAAACGGAAGTCATCGACGGTCAGATGCATTTTCCGCCGGTCGATACCGCTCCAGGCGCCTAG
- a CDS encoding GrpB family protein, producing MGTAVELVPYDPCWPGDFERIREKLERLLAPYAVTIEHIGSTSIPGIAAKPLIDIDIILRGSADVPAATRILLEQNYEPRGNRYDDDVWAFMRRNGRPPERIYLCPPNNRTHERRVIFRDYLRAHPAEAAAYAALKLELAGTHRHDGDRYTAEKRHFVDAIIEKAAGQRQI from the coding sequence ATGGGAACAGCGGTGGAACTGGTGCCATACGACCCATGCTGGCCAGGGGATTTCGAGCGCATCCGCGAAAAGCTCGAACGATTGCTGGCGCCCTATGCCGTGACGATCGAACATATCGGCAGCACATCCATTCCCGGAATTGCCGCAAAACCGCTCATCGATATCGACATCATCCTGCGCGGCTCAGCCGATGTGCCTGCGGCGACCCGGATTCTTCTGGAGCAGAATTACGAACCGCGCGGCAATCGCTATGACGATGATGTTTGGGCCTTCATGCGACGCAACGGCAGACCGCCGGAACGAATTTATCTCTGCCCGCCGAACAATCGGACCCACGAGCGCCGGGTGATCTTTCGCGATTATCTTCGAGCGCATCCTGCAGAAGCGGCAGCTTACGCCGCGCTGAAATTGGAGCTCGCCGGAACGCATCGACATGATGGCGATCGCTACACTGCCGAGAAACGTCATTTCGTCGACGCGATTATCGAAAAGGCAGCCGGCCAGCGGCAGATCTAG
- a CDS encoding LysR family transcriptional regulator VtlR yields MPLDWDKLRIFHAAAEAGSFTHAADKLHLSQSAISRQVSALEQDVGIKLFHRHARGLILTEQGELLYRTAHDVLLKLETVKMQLTETTDKPSGKLRVTTTVGLGQGWLTDKIQEFLQLYPDMQIQLILDNEELDVNMRHADCAIRLRQPQQSDLIQRKLFTVHMHVYAAPSYINRYGEPQSVEDLDEHRIISFGEPAPNYLLDVNWLEIAGRSSDNKRVPHLQINSQTSIKRACLLGIGIAVLPDYIVGRDPGLIQLAINADVPSFDTYFCYPDEMKNAAKLKVFRDFIVAKARNWNF; encoded by the coding sequence ATGCCATTGGATTGGGATAAGCTGCGTATCTTTCACGCGGCTGCCGAAGCGGGCTCGTTCACGCATGCGGCCGACAAGTTGCACTTGTCTCAATCCGCCATTAGCCGACAGGTCAGTGCTCTCGAGCAGGACGTTGGCATCAAGCTTTTCCACCGCCACGCGCGCGGCCTCATCCTGACCGAACAGGGCGAGCTGCTCTATCGCACGGCCCATGACGTTCTGCTGAAGCTCGAAACGGTCAAGATGCAATTGACCGAGACGACCGACAAGCCGAGCGGCAAGCTGCGCGTGACGACCACAGTCGGTCTCGGCCAGGGCTGGCTCACCGACAAGATCCAGGAGTTCCTGCAGCTCTATCCGGACATGCAGATCCAGTTGATCCTCGACAATGAGGAACTGGACGTGAACATGCGCCATGCGGACTGCGCCATTCGTCTGCGCCAGCCGCAGCAATCGGATCTGATCCAGCGCAAGCTGTTCACCGTGCACATGCACGTCTATGCCGCCCCCTCCTACATCAACCGCTACGGCGAGCCGCAGTCGGTGGAGGATCTGGACGAACATCGCATCATCAGCTTCGGCGAACCTGCGCCGAACTATCTGCTCGACGTCAACTGGCTGGAGATCGCCGGCCGGTCTTCGGATAACAAGCGCGTGCCGCACCTGCAGATCAACAGCCAGACGTCGATCAAGCGCGCCTGCCTGCTTGGTATTGGCATCGCGGTATTGCCTGACTATATCGTTGGCCGCGATCCTGGCCTCATTCAGCTTGCCATCAATGCCGACGTGCCGTCCTTCGACACCTATTTCTGCTATCCCGATGAGATGAAGAACGCGGCCAAGCTCAAGGTTTTTCGTGATTTTATTGTAGCGAAGGCTCGTAACTGGAATTTCTGA
- a CDS encoding alkene reductase, translating into MTKLFEPTKLGDIFIANRIIMAPLTRNRSPNAVPNELNVKYYAQRATAGLIITEATAITHQGQGYANVPGLYSKEALDGWKKVTDAVHANGGKIVVQMWHVGRISHTTLQPNGGKPVSSTSKRAENSKTYLVNSDGTGGFADVSEPRALETSEIPGIIEDYRKAARAAIDAGFDGVEIHGANGYLIDQFLRGNVNDRTDQYGGAIENRARFLFEVVDAVTKEVGAGRTAIRISPVTSSGDASDPAPQQLFTYVVEGLARYGLAYIHVIEGQTGGKRDSLPFDYDALHAAYKAAGGKAGWMVNNAYTREMAIEAVDSGKADVVAFGKPFISNPDLVRRLKENAPLAQWDQATLYGGGAKGYDDYPTLDEVA; encoded by the coding sequence ATGACCAAATTATTCGAACCGACGAAGCTGGGTGATATTTTCATCGCCAACCGCATCATCATGGCACCGCTGACGCGCAATCGCTCGCCGAATGCAGTGCCGAATGAACTGAACGTCAAATACTACGCCCAGCGCGCCACTGCTGGCCTGATCATCACCGAAGCAACGGCGATTACCCATCAGGGTCAGGGCTACGCCAACGTTCCCGGCCTCTACAGCAAGGAAGCGCTCGATGGCTGGAAGAAGGTGACGGATGCCGTGCACGCCAATGGCGGCAAGATCGTCGTGCAGATGTGGCATGTCGGCCGCATCTCCCATACGACCCTGCAGCCGAATGGTGGCAAGCCGGTTTCGTCGACCTCCAAGCGCGCTGAGAATTCGAAGACTTATCTGGTCAACAGCGACGGCACCGGCGGCTTTGCCGATGTTTCCGAACCGCGTGCGCTCGAAACCTCAGAAATCCCGGGCATCATCGAAGATTACCGCAAGGCGGCCCGCGCCGCGATCGATGCCGGCTTTGACGGTGTCGAGATCCATGGCGCCAACGGCTACCTGATCGACCAGTTCCTGCGCGGCAATGTCAACGACCGTACCGACCAGTATGGCGGCGCAATCGAGAACCGTGCCCGCTTCCTGTTCGAAGTGGTCGATGCCGTCACCAAGGAAGTCGGTGCAGGCCGCACCGCGATCCGCATCTCACCTGTCACGTCTTCCGGCGATGCCAGCGATCCGGCCCCGCAGCAGCTCTTCACCTACGTTGTCGAAGGACTGGCAAGGTACGGCCTCGCCTATATCCACGTCATCGAGGGCCAGACCGGCGGCAAGCGCGACTCCCTGCCCTTCGATTATGATGCCCTGCATGCAGCCTACAAGGCCGCAGGCGGCAAGGCCGGCTGGATGGTCAACAATGCTTATACCCGCGAGATGGCGATCGAAGCCGTCGACAGCGGCAAGGCCGATGTCGTTGCCTTCGGCAAGCCGTTCATTTCGAATCCGGATCTTGTCCGCCGTCTGAAGGAAAACGCACCGCTCGCCCAATGGGACCAGGCAACGCTCTACGGCGGCGGCGCCAAGGGCTACGACGACTATCCGACCCTGGACGAAGTGGCCTGA
- a CDS encoding PQQ-dependent sugar dehydrogenase: protein MIALMVCALLAGTPVLAAPAQTIKTQKVDVKVEKIATGLEHPWAVEVLPDGAYLVTERPGRMRLVRDGKALAISGVPEVYARGQGGLLDVALDPKFPSNRTLYFTASVAGDGGSGTAVFRARLSPDETRLTDVKRIFLMNKLSRGNIQYGSRIAIARDGSLFVSLGDRGQQDRAQDFQDDAGSIIHIEADGSIPADNPFTDGKSALPEIWSKGHRNPQGITFDSQTNRLYTAEHGARGGDEINTPEAGKNYGWPVISYGVNYNGTKIGIGTAKPGMEQPRFYWDPSIAPGAIVVYRGKMFPEWNGDLLITALKFELLSRLSQDGKGKITEQERMFDGEFGRLRDITVAPDGALLVRTDEDNGALLRISRAAS from the coding sequence ATGATCGCTTTGATGGTCTGTGCCCTGCTCGCGGGAACACCGGTGCTCGCCGCGCCGGCACAGACCATCAAGACGCAAAAGGTTGATGTCAAAGTCGAGAAGATAGCGACAGGGCTCGAGCACCCCTGGGCGGTGGAAGTGCTACCGGATGGCGCTTACCTGGTGACTGAGCGGCCCGGCCGTATGCGTCTTGTCCGCGATGGAAAGGCCTTAGCGATTTCCGGCGTGCCAGAGGTCTATGCACGCGGCCAGGGTGGCCTGCTCGATGTCGCCCTTGATCCGAAATTCCCAAGCAACCGCACTCTCTATTTCACGGCTTCCGTGGCAGGCGATGGCGGAAGCGGCACGGCCGTCTTTCGCGCCAGACTATCGCCGGACGAAACTCGGCTGACCGATGTGAAGCGTATCTTCCTGATGAACAAGCTGTCGCGCGGCAATATCCAGTATGGGTCGCGCATTGCGATTGCCCGCGACGGCAGCCTCTTCGTCAGCCTCGGCGACCGTGGTCAACAGGACCGCGCCCAGGATTTTCAGGACGATGCCGGCTCCATTATCCATATCGAAGCCGATGGCAGCATTCCCGCCGACAATCCGTTCACGGACGGCAAAAGCGCTCTGCCGGAAATCTGGTCGAAGGGCCATCGCAACCCACAGGGCATCACTTTCGACAGCCAGACGAACAGGCTCTACACTGCAGAGCACGGCGCCCGAGGCGGCGATGAGATCAACACGCCCGAAGCTGGCAAGAACTATGGTTGGCCAGTTATTTCCTACGGCGTCAATTACAACGGCACGAAGATCGGCATCGGCACGGCAAAGCCCGGTATGGAGCAGCCCCGTTTCTATTGGGATCCATCGATCGCCCCGGGCGCCATTGTCGTCTACCGCGGCAAGATGTTTCCTGAATGGAACGGCGATCTCCTCATCACGGCGCTGAAGTTCGAGCTGCTCTCACGATTGAGCCAGGATGGCAAAGGCAAGATCACCGAACAGGAACGTATGTTTGACGGCGAATTCGGGCGCTTACGTGATATTACGGTCGCGCCAGATGGCGCGCTGCTGGTCAGGACCGATGAAGACAACGGTGCGCTTCTGAGGATTTCGAGAGCCGCGAGCTAG
- a CDS encoding SDR family oxidoreductase: MSNNKESTKTALILGATGGIGGAVAEGLALRGWCIRALNRNAAEAARRQPEFDWFQGDAMQADDVLKAAQGADVIVHAVNPPGYRNWGRVVLPMLDNTIAAAKAVGARIVLPGTVYNFGPDVFPNVTEDSAQRPKTRKGAIRVQMERRLKAAAEQGNTPVIIVRAGDFFGGSRANSWFSQAMVTPGKPVSSMTYPGKRGVGHQWAYLPDAAEIMIRLIEKGDQLPSFAVYHMRGHWDGDGRQMIEAVQRVLGHKVKVKCFPWWVVPLAAPFVTLMRELREMSYLWDVPLQMRNDRLVAVLGEEPHTPIDEAVRASLVSIGCL; this comes from the coding sequence ATGAGCAATAATAAAGAAAGCACGAAGACGGCCCTGATACTTGGCGCGACCGGCGGCATTGGCGGTGCTGTCGCGGAAGGACTTGCCCTTCGCGGCTGGTGCATCCGGGCTCTGAACCGCAATGCGGCCGAGGCGGCCCGCCGCCAGCCGGAGTTCGACTGGTTCCAGGGCGATGCCATGCAGGCGGATGATGTTCTGAAGGCGGCGCAGGGCGCTGATGTCATCGTGCACGCGGTCAACCCGCCCGGCTATCGCAATTGGGGTAGGGTCGTCCTGCCAATGCTCGACAACACCATTGCCGCCGCCAAGGCGGTCGGTGCGCGGATCGTGCTGCCCGGTACGGTTTATAATTTTGGTCCTGATGTTTTCCCGAATGTCACGGAAGACAGCGCCCAACGGCCGAAGACCCGCAAGGGGGCCATCCGCGTGCAGATGGAGCGGCGTCTGAAGGCTGCGGCGGAGCAGGGCAATACGCCCGTTATCATCGTTCGCGCCGGTGATTTCTTCGGCGGCTCCCGCGCCAACAGCTGGTTTTCGCAGGCGATGGTGACGCCGGGCAAGCCGGTCAGTTCGATGACCTATCCGGGCAAGCGCGGCGTCGGCCACCAATGGGCCTATCTGCCCGATGCCGCCGAGATCATGATTCGGCTGATCGAGAAGGGGGACCAGCTGCCGTCCTTTGCCGTCTATCATATGCGCGGTCATTGGGATGGAGACGGCAGGCAGATGATCGAAGCCGTCCAGCGCGTCCTTGGGCACAAGGTGAAGGTGAAGTGTTTTCCCTGGTGGGTGGTGCCGCTCGCCGCTCCCTTCGTGACATTGATGCGGGAGCTGCGCGAAATGAGCTATCTCTGGGACGTGCCGTTGCAGATGCGGAACGATAGGCTGGTGGCTGTTCTTGGCGAGGAACCGCATACGCCGATCGATGAAGCGGTGAGGGCAAGCCTTGTATCGATCGGTTGCCTGTAA